In Flavivirga abyssicola, the following are encoded in one genomic region:
- a CDS encoding O-methyltransferase: MYQIIQYIKFLVKSTNQHGVHSPFVYNLITKCFYDKTNYDTYKHILNYRKDLLKNKTSIEVSDLGAGSHVMKQKERTISSMAKNAGSTNKRAKLLYRLVNYFNPKTILELGTSLGISTHAMSLANHESKITTIEGCPNISEFSKVNFKKSNLSNIDIKTGDFNTIINQLLPNNYDLVFFDGNHQKEATLEYFETLVQTANNYSIFIFDDIYWSKGMTEAWESIKQHPKVSVTINTFFWGFVFFRKEQVKEHFVIRV; encoded by the coding sequence ATGTATCAAATCATTCAATACATAAAATTTTTAGTAAAATCTACCAATCAACATGGTGTACACTCCCCTTTTGTTTATAATTTGATTACTAAGTGTTTTTATGACAAAACGAATTATGATACCTATAAGCACATATTAAACTACAGAAAAGACCTTCTAAAAAATAAAACAAGTATTGAAGTAAGTGATTTAGGAGCAGGGTCACATGTGATGAAACAAAAAGAACGTACTATTTCATCAATGGCAAAAAATGCAGGTTCAACGAATAAAAGAGCAAAACTCTTATACCGATTAGTAAATTATTTCAATCCCAAAACTATTTTAGAGCTAGGTACATCTCTTGGGATTTCAACACATGCCATGAGTTTAGCAAATCATGAATCTAAAATTACTACTATTGAAGGCTGTCCTAATATTTCAGAATTTTCAAAAGTAAATTTCAAAAAATCCAATTTAAGTAATATAGATATTAAAACTGGTGACTTTAATACTATCATAAACCAATTATTACCCAATAACTACGATCTTGTTTTTTTTGATGGGAACCACCAAAAGGAAGCGACCTTAGAGTATTTCGAAACACTTGTACAAACAGCTAATAACTACTCCATATTTATTTTTGATGATATTTATTGGTCTAAAGGCATGACCGAAGCATGGGAAAGCATTAAACAGCACCCTAAAGTATCTGTTACCATTAATACTTTTTTCTGGGGGTTTGTATTTTTCAGAAAAGAACAGGTTAAAGAGCATTTTGTTATTAGAGTTTAG
- a CDS encoding cob(I)yrinic acid a,c-diamide adenosyltransferase: protein MKIYTKTGDKGTTALFGGTRVPKHHIRIESYGTIDELNSHLGLIRDQEINQHYKDLLIHIQDRLFTVGAILATDPEKAILKNGKERLNIPKISIENIERLEKEMDAMNTELPPMTHFVLPGGHQTVSFCHIARCVCRRAERLATSLNDIEEIDPSALMYLNRLSDYLFVLARKLSYDLQANEIKWVPEKES from the coding sequence ATGAAAATCTACACCAAAACAGGAGATAAAGGCACTACGGCATTATTTGGAGGTACGCGCGTACCAAAACATCATATTCGTATTGAAAGTTACGGGACCATTGACGAACTAAACTCGCACTTAGGTTTAATTCGCGATCAGGAGATTAATCAGCACTACAAAGATTTATTAATTCATATTCAAGATAGACTTTTTACCGTAGGAGCAATTTTAGCTACCGATCCAGAAAAAGCCATTTTAAAAAACGGAAAAGAGCGCTTAAATATCCCTAAGATTTCTATTGAAAATATTGAGCGTTTAGAAAAAGAAATGGATGCTATGAATACCGAACTTCCTCCTATGACACATTTTGTACTTCCGGGCGGACATCAAACCGTGTCATTCTGTCACATAGCACGCTGTGTATGTCGCAGAGCAGAGCGCTTAGCTACATCTCTTAATGATATTGAAGAAATTGATCCTAGCGCATTAATGTACTTAAACCGCCTTTCTGACTATCTTTTTGTATTGGCACGAAAATTGTCTTACGATTTACAAGCAAATGAAATTAAGTGGGTTCCCGAAAAAGAATCTTAA
- the rimO gene encoding 30S ribosomal protein S12 methylthiotransferase RimO: MRTKTLKKNKINVVTLGCSKNVYDSEVLMGQLKASGKDVVHEEEGNIVVINTCGFINNAKEESVNTILEFMQKKEAGDVDKVFVTGCLSERYKPDLQKEIPNVDEYFGTTELPGLLKALGADYKHELIGERLTTTPKNYAYLKIAEGCDRPCSFCAIPIMRGKHRSTPIEEIVVEAEKLAANGVKELILIAQDLTYYGLDLYKKRNLAELLEALVKVEGVEWIRLHYAFPTGFPMDVLDVMNREPKVCNYLDIPLQHISDAILKSMRRGTTKEKTTKLLKEFRAAVPDMTIRTTLIVGYPGETEEDFQTLKQWVTDMRFERLGCFTYSHEENTHAYNLEDDVPEEVKIERANQIMEIQSQISWELNQEKIGKTFKVVIDRKEGNYFIGRTEYDSPDVDNEVLIDATKTYLKTGEFTTVKIIEAEDFDLYGEVVV; encoded by the coding sequence ATGCGCACAAAAACTCTTAAGAAAAACAAGATAAATGTTGTAACTCTTGGTTGTAGTAAAAATGTTTACGACAGTGAAGTGTTAATGGGTCAGCTTAAAGCTAGTGGTAAAGACGTTGTTCATGAAGAAGAAGGAAATATTGTAGTTATTAATACATGTGGGTTTATTAATAATGCAAAAGAAGAAAGTGTGAATACCATTTTAGAATTCATGCAAAAAAAGGAAGCGGGAGATGTTGATAAGGTATTCGTTACAGGATGTTTAAGTGAGCGTTATAAACCAGACCTACAAAAAGAAATTCCAAATGTGGATGAGTATTTTGGAACGACAGAACTGCCAGGATTATTAAAAGCTTTAGGAGCTGATTATAAACATGAATTAATAGGAGAACGTTTAACAACAACACCTAAAAATTATGCCTATTTAAAAATTGCTGAAGGTTGCGACAGACCCTGTAGCTTTTGTGCCATCCCAATTATGCGAGGTAAGCATAGAAGTACACCTATAGAGGAGATTGTTGTTGAAGCTGAAAAATTGGCAGCAAATGGTGTTAAAGAACTCATTTTAATAGCTCAGGATTTAACCTATTATGGTTTAGATTTATACAAAAAGAGAAACTTAGCGGAATTATTGGAGGCTTTAGTAAAAGTTGAGGGAGTTGAATGGATTCGTTTACATTACGCATTTCCAACAGGTTTCCCGATGGATGTTTTAGATGTTATGAATCGTGAGCCTAAAGTTTGTAATTATTTAGACATTCCATTACAACATATTTCTGATGCTATTTTAAAAAGTATGCGTCGTGGTACTACTAAAGAGAAAACAACCAAGTTACTTAAAGAATTTAGAGCAGCTGTTCCGGATATGACCATTAGAACTACCCTTATTGTAGGGTATCCTGGAGAAACGGAAGAAGATTTTCAAACATTAAAACAGTGGGTTACCGATATGCGTTTTGAGCGCTTGGGTTGTTTTACATATTCTCATGAAGAAAACACACATGCGTACAATTTAGAAGATGATGTGCCGGAAGAAGTAAAGATTGAACGCGCTAATCAGATTATGGAGATACAATCACAGATTTCTTGGGAACTCAATCAAGAAAAAATAGGGAAGACTTTTAAAGTGGTTATTGATAGGAAAGAAGGTAACTATTTTATTGGACGTACCGAGTATGATTCACCAGATGTTGATAATGAAGTGCTAATTGATGCGACTAAAACCTATTTAAAAACAGGAGAGTTTACTACCGTAAAAATTATTGAAGCCGAAGACTTTGATCTTTATGGAGAAGTAGTTGTTTAA
- a CDS encoding peptidoglycan DD-metalloendopeptidase family protein — protein MILKDFSYFLSSISNEPLRVLDASIPNTKYISLDLSESNETLNSIDVSSSSKLNEYVNNHIKKHNALVAYGGYLEVRNIYKRSSHFNKQAEDGRNIHLGIDLWCLANTPIYAPLDATVHSFKNNTNYGDYGPTIILKHTINKVVFYTLYGHLSLASIKDLKVDQTFKQGEQIAILGDFAVNGDYPPHLHFQIIKDIQNHMGDYPGVCSKKDLEFYIENCPDPNTLMKHV, from the coding sequence ATGATTTTAAAAGACTTTTCATATTTTCTTTCTTCCATTAGTAATGAACCACTTCGGGTATTGGATGCATCTATTCCAAATACCAAATACATATCTTTAGATTTATCAGAATCTAATGAAACTTTGAATAGTATTGATGTATCCTCATCATCGAAATTGAATGAATATGTTAATAATCATATTAAAAAGCATAATGCCTTGGTGGCTTATGGGGGGTATTTAGAAGTTCGAAATATATATAAACGCAGTTCACATTTTAACAAACAAGCAGAAGACGGACGTAATATTCATTTAGGTATCGACTTATGGTGTCTTGCCAATACACCAATTTATGCACCTCTTGATGCTACTGTTCATAGCTTTAAAAATAATACGAACTATGGTGATTATGGTCCAACCATTATTTTAAAACATACGATCAACAAAGTCGTATTTTACACACTTTATGGGCATTTGAGTTTAGCGTCTATTAAAGATTTAAAAGTAGATCAAACTTTTAAACAAGGAGAGCAGATTGCGATTCTTGGAGACTTTGCAGTAAATGGTGATTATCCACCACATTTACACTTTCAAATTATAAAAGATATACAAAACCATATGGGGGATTACCCTGGTGTTTGCAGTAAAAAAGATTTAGAATTCTATATTGAAAACTGTCCAGATCCTAATACTCTAATGAAGCATGTATAG
- a CDS encoding DUF2795 domain-containing protein: MYWTLELASYLSDAPWPATKDELIDYAIRTGAPLEVVENLQSIEDEGDSYDSIEEIWSDYPTDEDYLWNEDEY, encoded by the coding sequence ATGTATTGGACATTAGAATTAGCATCTTATTTAAGTGATGCGCCTTGGCCAGCAACAAAAGACGAGTTGATAGATTACGCTATTAGAACGGGTGCACCGTTAGAAGTTGTTGAAAATTTACAATCAATCGAAGATGAAGGAGATTCGTACGATTCCATTGAAGAAATCTGGTCTGATTATCCAACCGATGAAGATTACCTCTGGAATGAAGATGAATATTAA
- the secA gene encoding preprotein translocase subunit SecA, whose protein sequence is MSFLNSVLKVFVGDKSKQDVKAIYPIVNQVKTFEASLEALSHDELRGKTSEFKGKIAEATKSINEQISNLLEEAENTEDIDRREDIYQDIDKLKDDAYNASEAVLNDILPEAFAVVKETAKRFTNNTSITVTANTFDRELSGTKEYVALEDDKAVWANSWDAAGKPITWDMVHYDVQLIGGIAMHQGKIAEMQTGEGKTLVATLPVYLNALAGKGVHLVTVNDYLAKRDSAWMAPIFEFHGLSVDCIDYHQPNSDQRRKAYNADITYGTNNEFGFDYLRDNMAHSPDDLVQRPHNYAIVDEVDSVLVDDARTPLIISGPIPQGERHEFTELKPKVDDIVNVQRKYLTGVLAEAKKLIKTGDTKEGGFQLLRVYRGIPKNKALIKFLSEEGVKMLLQKTENFYMQDNNREMPKVDAELYYVIEEKNNQIELTDKGIDYLSGKDNPDFFILPEIGLEIAKIEKQNLSAEEEANLKEDLFKDFGVKSERIHTLNQLLKAYALFEKDTQYVVMDNKVMIVDEQTGRIMDGRRYSDGLHQAIEAKENVKIEDATQTFATVTLQNYFRMYRKLSGMTGTAVTEAGEFWEIYKLDVVEIPTNRPIARDDREDLVYKTKREKYNAVIDDVTKLSQAGRPVLIGTTSVEISELLGKMLSIRKIPHNVLNAKQHKKEADIVDQAGKSGQVTIATNMAGRGTDIKLSDEVKAAGGLAIVGTERHDSRRVDRQLRGRAGRQGDPGSSQFYVSLEDNLMRLFGSERIAKMMDKMGLKEGEVIQHSMISKSIERAQKKVEENNFGVRKRLLEYDDVMNAQREVVYKRRHHALFGERLRVDLANMIFDTSEGISETNKGANDYKNFEFELIRYFSMNSPVSQEEFGNLSAQEITSKIYKAAFEHYKEKMTRNADIAFPVIKNVYETQRDKFKRIVVPFTDGIKSLNVVTDLEKAYETNGKQLITDFEKNITLAIIDDAWKTHLRKMDELKQSVQLAVHEQKDPLLIYKFESFELFKEMIDQVNKDVISFLFKGELPQETQNTIQEARVRKQEKLNTQKDEIPNLDERSAQNRAAGNTQRRQEVVETIVRDKPKIGRNDRVTIKHVMNGENKTVKYKQAEPLIAKGEWVLVEE, encoded by the coding sequence ATGAGTTTTTTAAATTCTGTACTTAAAGTATTTGTTGGAGACAAGTCCAAACAAGATGTCAAAGCCATCTACCCTATAGTAAATCAAGTTAAAACCTTTGAAGCCTCATTAGAAGCATTATCTCATGATGAATTACGAGGCAAAACATCTGAGTTTAAGGGAAAAATAGCTGAAGCTACTAAAAGTATTAATGAGCAAATATCAAATCTTCTTGAAGAAGCTGAAAACACAGAAGATATAGACAGACGAGAAGACATCTACCAAGATATTGATAAGTTAAAAGATGATGCTTACAATGCATCTGAAGCTGTTTTAAACGATATTTTACCTGAAGCTTTTGCTGTAGTTAAAGAAACTGCAAAGCGGTTTACAAACAATACAAGCATTACTGTTACAGCAAACACTTTTGATAGAGAATTATCTGGAACCAAAGAATATGTCGCTTTAGAAGATGATAAAGCGGTTTGGGCAAACTCTTGGGATGCTGCCGGAAAACCAATCACCTGGGACATGGTTCATTATGATGTACAACTCATAGGTGGTATCGCCATGCATCAAGGTAAAATTGCAGAAATGCAAACTGGTGAGGGGAAAACGCTAGTAGCAACACTTCCTGTATATTTAAATGCCCTTGCTGGAAAAGGGGTTCACCTAGTTACGGTAAATGATTACTTGGCAAAACGTGATAGCGCTTGGATGGCACCAATTTTTGAATTCCATGGTTTAAGTGTGGATTGCATTGATTACCATCAACCAAATTCAGACCAACGAAGAAAAGCCTATAACGCAGACATCACTTATGGAACTAATAACGAATTTGGGTTCGATTATTTACGTGATAATATGGCGCATTCTCCGGACGACTTAGTACAACGCCCACATAATTATGCGATTGTAGATGAGGTGGATTCCGTATTAGTAGATGATGCTCGTACACCATTAATTATTTCTGGGCCAATTCCTCAAGGAGAACGTCATGAATTTACAGAATTAAAACCTAAAGTAGACGATATTGTTAATGTACAACGTAAATATTTAACCGGTGTTTTAGCTGAAGCGAAGAAACTAATTAAGACAGGTGACACAAAAGAAGGCGGTTTTCAACTCCTTAGAGTATATCGTGGTATTCCTAAAAACAAAGCACTTATTAAGTTTTTAAGTGAAGAAGGTGTAAAGATGCTGCTTCAAAAAACGGAGAATTTCTACATGCAGGACAACAACCGAGAAATGCCAAAGGTTGATGCTGAATTGTACTATGTTATCGAAGAAAAAAATAATCAAATTGAATTGACCGATAAAGGGATTGATTATCTCTCAGGAAAAGATAATCCAGACTTTTTTATCTTACCGGAAATAGGGCTTGAAATTGCTAAAATTGAAAAGCAAAACCTTTCTGCGGAAGAAGAAGCCAATTTAAAAGAAGACTTGTTCAAGGATTTTGGTGTGAAATCTGAACGTATCCATACACTTAATCAACTTTTAAAAGCATACGCTTTATTCGAAAAAGATACACAATATGTGGTCATGGATAATAAAGTGATGATCGTTGATGAGCAAACAGGTCGTATTATGGATGGTCGTCGTTATAGCGACGGATTACACCAAGCGATTGAAGCTAAAGAAAATGTAAAAATTGAAGACGCTACTCAAACTTTTGCAACTGTAACGCTTCAAAATTACTTTAGAATGTATCGCAAACTATCAGGTATGACAGGTACAGCTGTTACCGAAGCTGGTGAATTTTGGGAAATCTATAAACTAGATGTTGTTGAAATTCCAACTAACAGACCTATTGCCAGAGATGATAGAGAAGATTTAGTTTACAAAACAAAACGTGAAAAGTATAATGCAGTTATTGATGACGTTACCAAACTATCTCAAGCAGGCCGACCAGTTCTAATCGGTACAACCTCTGTAGAAATTAGTGAATTACTAGGTAAAATGTTAAGCATTCGTAAAATACCTCATAACGTATTAAATGCAAAACAACATAAAAAAGAGGCTGATATTGTTGATCAGGCAGGTAAATCAGGACAAGTAACTATTGCCACAAACATGGCAGGTCGTGGTACAGATATTAAGCTATCTGATGAAGTTAAAGCTGCTGGTGGATTAGCTATAGTGGGTACAGAACGTCATGATTCACGTCGTGTGGACAGACAGTTACGTGGTCGTGCAGGTCGTCAGGGAGATCCAGGAAGTTCACAATTCTACGTGTCGTTAGAAGATAACCTAATGCGTTTATTTGGTAGCGAACGTATCGCAAAAATGATGGATAAAATGGGACTGAAAGAAGGCGAAGTTATTCAACACTCTATGATCTCGAAATCTATCGAACGTGCACAGAAAAAAGTTGAAGAAAACAACTTCGGTGTGCGTAAGCGTTTATTAGAGTACGATGATGTTATGAATGCACAACGTGAAGTTGTATATAAACGCCGTCACCATGCATTATTTGGAGAGCGTCTTCGTGTAGATTTAGCAAATATGATTTTTGATACTTCTGAAGGAATCTCAGAAACAAACAAAGGGGCTAACGATTATAAAAATTTCGAGTTTGAATTAATTCGTTATTTCTCAATGAATTCCCCAGTTTCTCAAGAAGAATTTGGAAACCTTTCTGCTCAAGAAATCACATCAAAAATATACAAAGCGGCTTTCGAGCATTACAAGGAAAAAATGACTCGTAATGCAGACATTGCATTCCCAGTAATTAAAAATGTATATGAAACACAACGCGATAAATTTAAACGTATCGTTGTTCCATTTACAGATGGCATTAAAAGTTTAAATGTTGTTACCGATCTTGAAAAGGCCTATGAAACCAACGGTAAACAATTAATAACCGATTTTGAAAAGAATATCACGCTTGCCATTATAGATGATGCCTGGAAAACACATTTACGTAAAATGGATGAGTTAAAACAATCCGTTCAATTAGCAGTACACGAACAAAAAGACCCATTACTGATCTACAAATTTGAGTCTTTTGAGTTGTTTAAGGAAATGATAGACCAAGTAAATAAAGATGTTATTTCATTCTTATTTAAAGGTGAGTTACCACAGGAAACTCAAAATACTATTCAAGAAGCACGTGTTCGTAAGCAGGAAAAATTAAATACTCAAAAAGACGAAATTCCTAATCTAGATGAACGCTCTGCACAAAATAGAGCTGCTGGAAATACACAACGTCGTCAAGAAGTTGTAGAAACGATAGTTCGAGACAAGCCAAAAATTGGTCGTAACGATCGTGTTACAATAAAACATGTTATGAATGGCGAAAACAAAACTGTTAAATATAAACAAGCCGAACCATTAATCGCTAAAGGTGAATGGGTCTTGGTTGAAGAATAA
- a CDS encoding serine hydrolase domain-containing protein has protein sequence MTCIPLFILMVLFSCSKDDSPTSPELINNSLYFPPINSDTWETKSFTDLEWDVSALQPLLDYLEDKNTKGFIILHDGKIVVEQYFNNHTATSPWYWASAGKTLTTAISGIAQNEGLININNSVSDYLGTGWTSATLEQENLITCKNLLSMNSGLDDSLGDSVSPINLKYIADAGTRWAYHNVYVKMQDVVAQASNQSWSNYFNTKLRDKIGMTGAWIDSNDFSVYWSNTRSMARFGLLIYAKGTWESSLIIPENFLNEATNTSQSINQSYGYLWWLNGKSSYHLPASQLEFNGELVPNAPADMYAALGKNDQKIYIVPSKKLVVIRTGHAADNINFALSSFDNDLWEKINALVN, from the coding sequence ATGACTTGCATCCCATTATTTATCTTGATGGTTTTATTTAGTTGCTCGAAAGACGACTCCCCAACATCTCCAGAACTTATAAATAATAGTCTTTATTTTCCTCCCATAAATTCTGATACTTGGGAAACCAAATCTTTTACAGATTTAGAATGGGATGTCTCTGCTTTACAACCACTATTAGACTATTTAGAAGATAAAAACACAAAAGGTTTTATAATCCTGCATGATGGTAAAATTGTAGTTGAGCAATATTTTAACAACCATACAGCAACATCGCCATGGTATTGGGCAAGTGCAGGTAAAACATTAACCACGGCAATTTCTGGAATTGCACAAAATGAAGGGCTAATAAATATAAACAACAGCGTTTCCGATTATTTAGGAACAGGTTGGACGAGTGCTACTTTAGAACAAGAGAACTTAATTACTTGTAAAAACTTATTATCTATGAATTCTGGTCTGGATGATAGTTTAGGGGATAGTGTTTCTCCTATAAATCTTAAATATATAGCAGATGCCGGTACAAGATGGGCCTATCATAATGTTTATGTGAAAATGCAGGATGTAGTTGCTCAAGCCAGTAACCAAAGTTGGTCTAACTATTTTAACACAAAATTGAGAGACAAAATTGGTATGACCGGCGCATGGATAGATTCGAATGATTTTAGTGTTTATTGGAGTAATACTCGTAGTATGGCTCGTTTTGGTTTATTAATTTATGCGAAAGGTACATGGGAAAGCTCTTTAATAATTCCTGAAAACTTTTTAAATGAAGCAACTAACACCTCACAAAGTATTAATCAATCATATGGTTATTTATGGTGGTTAAATGGAAAATCATCTTATCATTTACCAGCTAGTCAATTAGAATTTAATGGTGAATTAGTCCCAAACGCTCCAGCTGACATGTACGCTGCTTTGGGGAAAAATGATCAAAAAATTTATATCGTTCCCAGTAAAAAACTTGTAGTTATTAGAACGGGACATGCTGCCGATAATATCAATTTTGCCTTATCATCTTTCGATAATGATCTATGGGAGAAAATCAATGCTTTGGTTAATTAA